In a single window of the Natronorubrum halophilum genome:
- a CDS encoding helix-turn-helix domain-containing protein → MVGRGPKRELAEKIAGEITLSDDPGATLRKWRTDFDISQTDLAVELEISSSVISDYESGRRESPGIGVVRRLVTGLLSIDERRGGDRIRQYGRVLSAGFDSDVVYDLREYASSIPLEQLHREFDATEIAGSTTELISGHTVIDSIEAITRLSSEEFFRLYGQSTNRVLVFTNVTRGEGVGIALRVLNPTPNAVILHGLEEDELWEHAAELARIDSYSLAVTSAPLEDVLDYLGSLE, encoded by the coding sequence ATGGTCGGACGTGGGCCGAAACGGGAACTCGCAGAGAAAATTGCCGGAGAGATCACGCTGAGTGACGATCCCGGTGCGACGCTGCGAAAGTGGCGCACCGACTTCGATATCTCGCAGACGGATCTCGCCGTGGAGCTAGAGATTTCGTCGTCGGTGATCTCCGATTACGAGAGCGGACGACGGGAGAGCCCCGGTATCGGCGTCGTCCGTCGGCTCGTGACGGGACTCCTTTCGATCGACGAACGACGGGGCGGCGACCGAATCCGACAATACGGTCGAGTGCTCTCGGCCGGGTTCGACAGCGACGTCGTCTACGACCTTCGGGAGTACGCGAGTTCGATTCCGCTCGAGCAACTCCACCGCGAGTTCGACGCGACCGAGATCGCCGGGAGCACCACCGAACTCATCAGCGGCCACACGGTCATCGACAGTATCGAGGCGATCACTCGCCTCTCGAGCGAGGAGTTCTTCCGGCTGTACGGACAGAGCACGAACCGCGTCCTCGTCTTCACCAACGTCACTCGCGGCGAGGGCGTCGGGATCGCGCTCCGCGTCCTCAATCCGACGCCGAACGCCGTGATCCTCCACGGGCTCGAGGAAGACGAACTGTGGGAACACGCGGCGGAACTCGCACGCATCGATAGTTATTCGCTCGCGGTCACGTCAGCACCGCTCGAGGACGTCCTCGACTATCTCGGATCGCTCGAGTGA
- the gcvH gene encoding glycine cleavage system protein GcvH, whose product MSFDIPDDRRYQESHEWALENDGTVRVGISDFAQDELGDVVFVELPGEGDAVTRSEEFGVIESIKAVSDLYAPVSGEVTAVNEALFDAPELVNQEPFGEGWMLEIAADDTSELEALLSAEEYEDQIA is encoded by the coding sequence ATGAGCTTCGACATTCCCGACGACAGACGGTACCAGGAATCACACGAGTGGGCGCTCGAGAACGACGGCACCGTGCGGGTCGGTATCTCCGACTTCGCGCAGGACGAACTCGGCGACGTGGTCTTCGTCGAACTCCCCGGAGAGGGCGATGCGGTCACCCGATCGGAGGAGTTCGGCGTTATCGAATCGATCAAGGCCGTTTCCGACCTCTACGCGCCCGTCAGCGGCGAGGTCACAGCGGTCAACGAGGCGCTGTTCGACGCCCCCGAACTCGTCAACCAGGAGCCCTTCGGCGAGGGCTGGATGCTCGAGATCGCGGCCGACGACACGAGCGAACTCGAGGCCCTGTTGAGCGCCGAGGAGTACGAAGACCAGATCGCCTGA
- the gcvT gene encoding glycine cleavage system aminomethyltransferase GcvT, with protein MPLQTPPLRGIHDDRGAKFTEFGGWDMPVEFDSIQTEHAAVREDVGIFDVSHMGQIHVTGVDATELMQRLTSNDVSRLEVGDSQYAAITDEEGNIIDDTVVYRLPADGGDPTYLFVPNAGTDEATHERWIGYRNEWDLEATVDNRTDEYAMFAVQGPKAAELVATLADEPVDELDRFEARDATIDDVTCWTARTGYTGEDGFELIVPWPEAERIWSLFECQPCGLGARDTLRIEAGFLLAGQDFDHESDPRTPYEAGIGFTVDLETEFVGRDALERVNEAGIEEELVGFQLIDRGIPRHGYDITNTDSRVVGTVTSGTMSPSLEKPIGLGYVPIEYAEPGTTLQIIVRGQSKKARVETTPFIDTV; from the coding sequence ATGCCGCTTCAGACGCCGCCGTTACGTGGGATTCACGACGATCGCGGAGCGAAGTTTACGGAGTTCGGCGGTTGGGATATGCCCGTTGAGTTCGATTCGATCCAGACGGAACACGCCGCCGTCCGCGAAGACGTCGGCATCTTCGACGTCTCTCACATGGGACAGATCCACGTCACCGGGGTGGACGCGACCGAACTCATGCAGCGGCTCACCTCGAACGACGTCAGCCGACTCGAGGTCGGCGACTCCCAGTACGCCGCAATCACCGACGAGGAGGGAAACATCATCGACGACACCGTCGTGTACCGACTTCCGGCCGACGGAGGCGATCCGACCTACCTCTTCGTCCCGAACGCCGGGACCGACGAGGCCACCCACGAGCGGTGGATCGGCTACCGGAACGAGTGGGACCTCGAGGCCACCGTCGACAACCGGACCGACGAGTACGCCATGTTCGCGGTGCAGGGGCCGAAGGCGGCCGAACTCGTCGCGACCCTCGCCGACGAACCCGTCGACGAACTGGACCGGTTCGAAGCCCGAGACGCGACCATCGACGACGTGACCTGCTGGACCGCTCGGACGGGGTACACCGGCGAGGACGGTTTCGAACTGATCGTACCGTGGCCGGAGGCCGAACGCATCTGGTCGCTGTTTGAGTGCCAGCCCTGCGGGCTCGGCGCGCGGGACACGCTGCGAATCGAGGCCGGCTTCCTGCTCGCCGGCCAGGACTTCGACCACGAGTCCGATCCGCGAACGCCCTACGAGGCCGGAATCGGCTTCACCGTCGACCTCGAGACCGAGTTCGTCGGCCGGGATGCCCTCGAGCGAGTGAACGAGGCGGGGATCGAGGAGGAACTGGTCGGCTTCCAGTTGATCGACCGCGGCATCCCGCGACACGGATACGACATCACGAACACGGATAGCCGAGTCGTCGGCACCGTGACCAGCGGCACGATGAGTCCCTCCCTCGAGAAGCCGATCGGACTCGGCTACGTCCCGATCGAGTACGCGGAGCCGGGGACGACGCTCCAGATCATCGTCCGCGGGCAGTCCAAAAAGGCAAGAGTTGAAACGACACCCTTCATCGATACAGTATAA
- a CDS encoding S8 family serine peptidase — protein MVGNNDPNFDRRSVLKAVGAFGALFGISGVTSATPGREPGPRKNEIIVGAGASVSSAEATVKSHIPSNARIVHTNETLGYAAVKFPEDAAGRATENFKQNVLQADDVEYAEENVTFHALEAKGLETDDGDAATESDVGVNYTPNDPSFGSQYAPQQVNCEGAWDTTLGDPDVTISIVDQGVQYDHPNLAANMDGSVSNHGHDFVDSDDDPYPPSAGENHGTHVAGIAGGGTDNGEGHAGISNCSMLSARALGSDGGSLSGIADAVQWSADQGADVINMSLGGGGYTQLLEDACSYAHSQGSLVIAAAGNDYGGSVSYPAAYDSVVAVSSLDQGETLSAFSNVGPEIELAAPGGNVLSSINWDDYDTFSGTSMASPVVAGVAGLTLSAWPSLSNDELRSHLHETAVDVGLASNEQGHGRVDAHNAVATEPGSSTDPDPDPEPGDCGDEVNTTTAEGELSGGTTGNPSDAYSYALETANPCSATVTLDGPSNATFDLYLTLDGRTPTTTDYDERSYNWGADEEIAVDLSGGEEFGILVDQYSGSGSYTLTIEELGS, from the coding sequence ATGGTAGGTAATAATGATCCGAACTTCGATCGGCGATCGGTTCTGAAAGCGGTTGGCGCGTTCGGTGCGCTGTTTGGAATCAGCGGCGTCACGTCAGCGACACCCGGCCGTGAACCCGGCCCGAGAAAGAACGAGATTATCGTCGGCGCCGGTGCCTCGGTCTCGAGCGCCGAAGCGACGGTCAAGTCGCACATTCCGAGCAACGCACGGATCGTCCACACGAACGAGACGCTCGGCTACGCTGCGGTGAAGTTCCCCGAGGACGCCGCGGGGCGGGCCACGGAGAACTTCAAGCAGAACGTCCTTCAGGCCGACGACGTCGAGTACGCCGAGGAGAACGTCACCTTCCACGCGCTCGAGGCGAAAGGACTCGAGACGGACGACGGCGACGCCGCGACCGAAAGCGACGTGGGCGTGAACTACACGCCAAACGACCCGAGCTTCGGGAGCCAGTACGCACCGCAGCAGGTCAACTGCGAGGGTGCCTGGGACACGACCCTCGGCGATCCGGACGTCACGATCTCGATCGTCGATCAGGGAGTCCAGTACGACCACCCCAACCTCGCGGCAAACATGGACGGCAGCGTCTCGAATCACGGGCACGACTTCGTCGATAGCGACGACGATCCGTACCCGCCGAGCGCCGGCGAAAACCACGGCACGCACGTCGCCGGTATCGCAGGCGGCGGCACCGACAACGGAGAGGGGCACGCCGGAATCTCGAACTGTTCGATGCTATCGGCTCGAGCGCTCGGCAGCGACGGCGGTTCGCTCTCGGGCATCGCCGACGCGGTTCAGTGGTCGGCCGACCAGGGCGCGGACGTTATCAACATGTCGCTCGGTGGCGGCGGTTACACGCAACTGCTGGAGGACGCCTGTTCGTACGCCCACTCGCAGGGATCGCTGGTCATCGCGGCGGCCGGCAACGACTACGGCGGCAGCGTCTCGTATCCGGCCGCCTACGACAGCGTCGTGGCCGTTTCGTCGCTCGACCAGGGCGAGACGCTGTCGGCCTTCTCGAACGTCGGTCCGGAGATCGAACTGGCCGCCCCCGGCGGCAACGTCCTCTCGTCGATCAACTGGGACGATTACGACACGTTTTCCGGAACGTCGATGGCCTCGCCGGTCGTCGCCGGCGTCGCCGGCCTCACGCTGTCGGCGTGGCCCTCGCTCTCGAACGACGAGTTGCGCTCACACCTCCACGAAACGGCGGTCGACGTCGGCCTGGCTTCGAACGAACAGGGTCACGGGCGGGTCGACGCTCACAACGCAGTCGCTACCGAACCGGGGTCAAGCACCGATCCGGACCCCGATCCGGAGCCCGGCGACTGCGGTGACGAGGTCAACACCACGACTGCGGAGGGCGAACTCAGCGGCGGCACGACGGGTAATCCGAGCGACGCCTACAGCTACGCGCTCGAGACCGCAAACCCCTGTAGCGCCACCGTCACCCTCGACGGCCCGTCGAACGCGACGTTCGATCTCTACCTGACCCTCGACGGCCGAACGCCGACGACGACGGATTACGACGAACGATCGTACAACTGGGGGGCCGACGAAGAGATCGCCGTCGACCTCTCCGGCGGCGAGGAGTTCGGCATCCTCGTCGACCAGTACAGCGGCAGCGGTTCCTACACCCTGACCATCGAAGAACTCGGTAGCTGA
- a CDS encoding NYN domain-containing protein, producing MFDRVRARLARLAGPEPDAEPTVGLFVDGPNVLRDEFDVDLDDLRDAARDLGRVGVIRLYLDEHATPGLIQAAEARGFEVIITSGDVDVKLGVDATALASDGTIDRLAIVSRDTDFKPVLEYAGTVGVETIAIAPGEHGRSDALQNAADEAVTLDS from the coding sequence ATGTTCGACCGCGTTCGCGCCCGTCTCGCCCGTCTCGCCGGTCCTGAACCCGACGCCGAGCCAACAGTGGGCCTGTTCGTCGACGGGCCGAACGTGCTCCGAGACGAGTTCGACGTCGACCTCGATGACCTCCGCGATGCCGCACGCGACCTCGGCCGCGTCGGCGTTATCCGCCTCTATCTCGACGAACACGCCACGCCCGGACTCATTCAGGCCGCCGAAGCGCGCGGTTTCGAGGTGATCATCACCAGCGGCGACGTCGACGTCAAACTCGGCGTCGATGCGACCGCGCTCGCGAGCGACGGGACGATCGACCGCCTCGCGATCGTCTCCCGAGATACCGATTTCAAACCCGTCCTCGAGTACGCGGGCACCGTCGGCGTCGAAACGATCGCGATCGCACCGGGCGAGCACGGTCGCTCGGACGCCCTGCAGAACGCGGCCGACGAAGCGGTCACGCTCGATTCCTGA
- a CDS encoding sensor histidine kinase — protein sequence MCSFGHDEQTDDSVRADDRNGSLGLESGLEALRSSAEFRGPVESLGDHDPNEHLAVIYESQAEQFAAVVPFMRQGLERGECCLYVADERSEGELIEAMERGGVDARAALESGALSVHTIQDTYLRTGTFDPDEMLEYYAEAIEAATAEYEGLRVSAETTWILEEGTNLEKFMEYESRVNDLFYGEDCIALCQYDRDVIPADLLCDIVRTHPHLIYDETVCHNFYYTPPEEFFGDDQPDREVDRMLGTLHDRTTAKVERNEMIDALEESNEQLQRFAYIASHDLQEPLRMVSTYLQLLERNYWDDLDEEAREYIDFAVGGADRMREMIDGLLEFSRIETDETTFEPVDCADVVDTVVTDYQVQIEESRATIHWGSLPTVRGDRRQLEQLFSNLVGNAIKYRGDEPPRIEIDAAERRGHWVLSVSDNGIGIDPEYTDEIFDIFNRLHAEEAYSGTGIGLALCRKIAANHDGGIRVDSELGEGTTFSVTLPAARNAD from the coding sequence ATGTGTTCTTTCGGCCACGACGAGCAAACCGACGATAGTGTGCGGGCAGACGATCGGAACGGTTCGCTCGGATTGGAAAGCGGTCTCGAAGCACTGCGCTCGAGCGCCGAGTTTCGTGGCCCCGTCGAGTCGCTCGGTGATCACGACCCAAACGAACACCTCGCGGTGATCTACGAGAGCCAAGCGGAACAGTTCGCGGCCGTCGTTCCGTTCATGCGGCAGGGACTCGAGCGCGGTGAGTGCTGTCTGTACGTCGCCGACGAACGCTCGGAGGGCGAGTTGATCGAGGCGATGGAACGAGGCGGGGTCGACGCCCGTGCAGCCCTCGAGTCCGGCGCGCTCTCCGTTCACACGATCCAGGACACCTATCTCAGGACCGGTACGTTCGATCCCGACGAGATGCTCGAGTACTACGCGGAGGCCATCGAAGCGGCGACGGCGGAGTACGAGGGACTGCGAGTCAGTGCCGAGACGACGTGGATCTTAGAAGAGGGGACGAACCTCGAGAAATTCATGGAGTACGAGAGCCGGGTGAACGACCTCTTCTACGGCGAGGACTGCATCGCGTTGTGTCAGTACGACCGTGACGTGATTCCGGCCGACCTGCTCTGCGATATCGTTCGAACCCATCCTCATCTCATCTACGACGAGACGGTCTGTCACAACTTCTACTACACACCACCCGAGGAGTTCTTCGGCGACGACCAGCCGGATCGGGAGGTCGATCGGATGCTGGGAACGCTCCACGACAGAACGACGGCGAAAGTCGAACGCAACGAGATGATCGACGCGCTCGAGGAGTCGAACGAACAGCTCCAGCGATTCGCCTACATCGCCTCTCACGACCTGCAGGAACCGCTTCGGATGGTCTCGACCTATCTCCAACTCCTCGAGCGCAACTATTGGGACGACCTCGACGAGGAGGCACGGGAGTACATAGACTTCGCCGTCGGTGGGGCCGATCGCATGCGCGAGATGATCGACGGGCTGCTCGAATTTTCTCGGATAGAGACGGACGAGACGACGTTTGAACCGGTCGACTGCGCGGACGTGGTCGACACCGTCGTAACCGACTATCAGGTACAGATCGAGGAGAGCCGAGCGACGATACACTGGGGTTCGCTACCGACGGTTCGCGGTGACCGCAGACAACTCGAGCAGCTCTTTTCGAACCTCGTCGGCAACGCGATCAAGTATCGCGGCGACGAGCCGCCGCGGATCGAAATCGATGCGGCCGAGCGCAGGGGCCACTGGGTGCTCTCGGTTTCGGACAACGGGATCGGGATCGACCCGGAGTACACCGACGAAATATTCGATATCTTCAACCGACTCCACGCCGAGGAAGCGTATTCCGGCACGGGAATCGGGCTCGCACTGTGTCGGAAGATCGCCGCGAACCACGACGGCGGGATTCGTGTCGACTCCGAACTCGGCGAGGGGACGACGTTCTCGGTGACGCTGCCGGCCGCACGAAACGCCGACTGA
- a CDS encoding TatD family hydrolase: protein MSIDETPVLDNHLHLDPDNHRGIDAVRDFAHLGGTHLLVVNKPSWHLGVEVETGDDFRYGFDRTVEIVSEASSELEGRAWPVLGVHPGLISRLVDDRGFSPDEARDLMRAGIDVAAEYVESGDALALKSGRPHYEVDEDVWDASNAVMRRAFERADDLECAVQLHAEASEDMTEVTDWAADAGLPAHRVVKHYASGRLEGPIPSVMSEKDRLETAAERGAPFLMETDYIDDPDRPGAVLGPKTVPRRVAWLLENGHEDAVRIAHVETPKRVYGIETEETLERA, encoded by the coding sequence ATGAGCATCGACGAGACGCCGGTCCTCGACAACCACCTCCACCTCGACCCGGACAATCACCGCGGCATCGACGCCGTCCGCGATTTTGCGCACCTGGGCGGGACGCACCTGCTCGTGGTGAACAAACCCTCCTGGCATCTCGGCGTCGAGGTCGAGACCGGCGACGACTTCCGATACGGCTTCGATCGCACCGTCGAAATCGTCTCGGAGGCCTCGAGCGAACTCGAGGGGCGGGCCTGGCCCGTGCTGGGAGTTCATCCGGGATTGATCTCGCGGCTCGTCGACGATCGCGGCTTCAGTCCCGACGAGGCGCGCGACCTGATGCGCGCGGGGATCGACGTCGCGGCCGAGTACGTCGAATCGGGGGACGCACTGGCGTTGAAATCCGGCCGTCCCCATTACGAGGTCGACGAGGACGTCTGGGACGCCTCGAACGCGGTCATGCGTCGAGCCTTCGAGCGCGCCGACGACCTCGAGTGCGCCGTCCAACTCCACGCCGAGGCCAGCGAGGACATGACCGAGGTGACCGACTGGGCGGCGGACGCCGGGCTTCCCGCCCACAGGGTCGTCAAGCACTACGCGAGCGGCCGACTCGAGGGACCGATCCCCAGCGTGATGAGCGAGAAAGACCGCCTCGAGACGGCCGCCGAGCGGGGCGCGCCGTTCCTGATGGAAACCGACTACATCGACGACCCGGATCGACCCGGCGCCGTGTTGGGACCCAAGACGGTTCCGCGGCGAGTCGCGTGGCTCCTCGAGAACGGTCACGAGGATGCAGTCCGGATTGCACACGTCGAAACGCCTAAGCGCGTGTACGGAATCGAGACGGAAGAGACCCTCGAGCGGGCCTAA
- a CDS encoding DUF2150 family protein, producing the protein MSNPPTEFYSEERWQNWIGRIKDEEIDPEDESSARLLLNLQDDTAIAIAKIVAAYDDGDLEQEAALEEINDVRQIVLSEVDLEDEEKLILVDGVQTSLVCVFFAAEEYIAGGPAEDGTVSDYLAAAADAEAEEDLDAALGYAAQAGTLIIDGEELDMSMAEDLEYGLVTEWINGLDSLQSAMSDPEVVEEDE; encoded by the coding sequence ATGAGCAATCCCCCGACCGAGTTCTACTCGGAGGAACGCTGGCAGAACTGGATCGGCCGCATCAAAGACGAGGAGATCGATCCGGAGGACGAATCGTCGGCGCGACTCCTGTTGAACCTGCAGGACGATACGGCGATCGCCATCGCAAAGATCGTCGCCGCCTACGACGACGGGGATCTAGAGCAAGAGGCCGCCCTCGAAGAGATCAACGACGTTCGCCAGATCGTTCTCAGCGAAGTCGATCTCGAGGACGAAGAGAAACTGATCCTCGTCGACGGCGTCCAGACGAGCCTCGTCTGCGTCTTCTTCGCCGCCGAGGAGTACATCGCGGGCGGCCCCGCAGAGGATGGAACCGTAAGCGACTACCTCGCCGCCGCCGCCGACGCCGAGGCCGAAGAGGACCTCGATGCCGCACTCGGCTACGCCGCGCAAGCGGGGACGCTCATCATCGACGGCGAGGAACTCGATATGTCCATGGCCGAAGACCTCGAGTACGGACTCGTCACGGAGTGGATCAACGGTCTCGACAGCCTCCAGAGCGCGATGAGCGATCCGGAAGTCGTCGAAGAAGACGAGTAA
- a CDS encoding phosphoadenosine phosphosulfate reductase family protein has translation MTENFPEYVDVDYEDGEGEDPEDYPHVQDKIEKAIELTREGLEQYENPAVMWTGGKDSTLTLYFIKEVADRFDLEVPPAVFIDHYQHFDEIHDFVDHWADEWDLEVIYARNEDIGEYVEEHGLEPGDDIEIAELSEHNQHHVENILEYEEDTFPFLLDTYVGNHLLKTVALNDALEEYDIDGVISGVRWDEQEARADETFFSPRHDPDIYPPHDRIQPILQFEEAAVWETFWNFVVPDTVEAYPDDGYVPESDDDLPEGVEQADIPISPKYFAGFRSLGSEVSTEKSDEDPAWLQDLEGTTERAGRAQDKEDLMERLRDLGYM, from the coding sequence ATGACGGAGAACTTCCCCGAGTACGTCGACGTCGACTACGAGGATGGTGAAGGCGAAGATCCGGAGGACTACCCGCACGTCCAGGACAAGATCGAGAAGGCGATCGAACTCACCCGCGAGGGCCTCGAGCAGTACGAGAACCCGGCCGTGATGTGGACCGGCGGCAAGGACTCGACGCTGACGCTTTACTTCATCAAAGAGGTCGCCGACCGCTTCGATCTCGAGGTGCCGCCGGCGGTCTTCATCGACCACTACCAGCACTTCGACGAGATCCACGACTTCGTCGACCACTGGGCCGACGAGTGGGATCTCGAGGTCATCTACGCGCGCAACGAGGACATCGGCGAGTACGTCGAGGAGCACGGCCTCGAGCCGGGCGACGACATCGAGATCGCCGAACTTTCCGAGCACAACCAACACCACGTCGAGAACATCCTCGAGTACGAGGAGGACACCTTCCCGTTCCTGCTCGACACCTACGTCGGCAACCACCTGCTGAAGACGGTCGCGCTCAACGACGCCTTAGAGGAGTACGACATCGACGGCGTCATAAGCGGCGTCCGCTGGGACGAACAGGAAGCCCGTGCCGACGAGACGTTCTTCTCGCCGCGTCACGACCCCGACATCTACCCGCCACACGACCGCATCCAACCCATCCTGCAGTTCGAAGAGGCGGCCGTCTGGGAGACCTTCTGGAACTTCGTCGTCCCCGACACGGTCGAGGCGTACCCGGACGACGGCTACGTCCCCGAAAGCGACGACGACCTCCCGGAGGGCGTCGAGCAAGCGGACATCCCGATCTCGCCGAAGTACTTCGCCGGCTTCCGCTCGCTCGGCAGCGAGGTCTCGACGGAGAAATCGGACGAGGACCCCGCCTGGCTACAGGACCTCGAGGGAACGACCGAGCGCGCGGGCCGCGCCCAGGACAAGGAGGACCTGATGGAGCGCCTGCGCGACCTCGGCTACATGTAG
- a CDS encoding DUF7333 family protein, which produces MEFDLPTTAAAFIAVIAIGVVGLIAAPMMTMNTVLMMVAPSMLAFGLLMLGLGIKHGEYRAAAR; this is translated from the coding sequence ATGGAGTTCGACCTTCCCACAACCGCCGCCGCGTTCATCGCCGTCATCGCGATCGGCGTCGTCGGCCTGATCGCCGCACCGATGATGACCATGAACACCGTGTTGATGATGGTTGCGCCGTCGATGCTCGCGTTTGGTCTCCTGATGCTCGGACTCGGTATCAAACACGGCGAGTACCGCGCGGCGGCGCGATAG
- a CDS encoding aldo/keto reductase encodes MGTEDAETATPELCPTANGMPMLGLGTWQNDDPTQCIESVRTALEMGYRHIDTARMYENEAAVGDGIERSDVDREDVFLATKIEPSNLAHDDVLESARESIDRLGVDSLDMLYVHWPARAYDPKETLSAFEELYDEGLIENVGVSNFLPEQLEEALDVCDAPILANQVELHPLLPQSEIRSACAKNGIEVVAYSPIARGEVFDRPEIQDVADKHDVSEAQVSLAWLREKGVTAIPKATGEAHIRENWNSLALELDREDIETIDSIDETSREVDPGFAPWN; translated from the coding sequence ATGGGAACGGAAGACGCCGAAACCGCGACGCCAGAACTGTGCCCGACCGCGAACGGCATGCCGATGCTCGGTCTCGGCACCTGGCAAAACGACGATCCGACGCAGTGTATCGAGAGCGTTCGAACGGCCCTCGAGATGGGCTACCGGCACATAGACACCGCTCGGATGTACGAGAACGAGGCAGCCGTCGGCGACGGCATCGAACGCTCCGACGTCGACCGCGAGGACGTCTTCCTCGCGACCAAGATCGAGCCCTCGAACCTCGCACACGACGACGTCCTCGAGTCGGCCCGCGAGAGCATCGATCGACTCGGCGTCGACTCCCTCGACATGCTGTACGTCCACTGGCCGGCTCGAGCGTACGACCCGAAGGAAACCCTCTCGGCCTTCGAGGAACTGTACGACGAGGGACTGATCGAGAACGTCGGCGTCAGCAACTTCCTTCCCGAACAGCTCGAGGAAGCGCTCGACGTCTGCGACGCGCCGATTCTGGCGAATCAGGTCGAACTCCATCCGCTGCTTCCCCAGTCCGAGATCCGGTCGGCCTGTGCGAAAAACGGTATCGAAGTCGTCGCTTACTCGCCGATCGCTCGCGGCGAGGTGTTCGACCGACCCGAGATACAGGACGTAGCCGACAAACACGACGTCAGCGAGGCCCAGGTCAGCCTCGCCTGGCTGCGCGAGAAGGGCGTCACCGCGATTCCGAAGGCGACGGGCGAGGCCCACATTCGGGAGAACTGGAACTCGCTGGCCCTCGAGCTAGATCGCGAAGATATCGAGACGATAGACAGTATCGACGAGACGAGTCGCGAGGTCGACCCCGGCTTCGCCCCCTGGAACTGA
- a CDS encoding trimeric intracellular cation channel family protein: protein MNTIGLVAFALVGASKAIREEFDLFGIAVVGLATAFAGGVTRDLLVNRVPLALRSLSEISLGVVGVGLAIGLSVVIESPDEHPITLFSDAVGLAAFATAGAIVATELSVSGFGVVAIATINAVGGGVLADVLLDRTPFVLFEDFYASCAVLGGTTYWLVVAAGVGGSTAAAMCAGVTIGTRIVAVARGWTLPTAQTLESARDEVRNNR, encoded by the coding sequence ATGAACACGATCGGACTGGTCGCGTTCGCGCTGGTGGGAGCGAGCAAGGCGATCCGCGAGGAGTTCGACCTGTTCGGAATCGCCGTCGTCGGACTGGCGACGGCGTTCGCGGGCGGCGTGACGCGGGATCTCCTCGTGAACCGCGTTCCGTTGGCGCTTCGCTCGCTGAGCGAAATTAGCCTCGGAGTGGTCGGCGTCGGGCTGGCGATCGGGTTGAGCGTCGTGATCGAGTCTCCGGACGAGCATCCGATCACCCTGTTCTCCGATGCCGTCGGGCTCGCCGCGTTCGCGACGGCTGGCGCGATCGTGGCGACCGAGCTGTCGGTCTCGGGCTTTGGCGTCGTGGCCATCGCGACGATCAACGCGGTCGGCGGCGGCGTGCTCGCGGACGTCCTGCTGGACCGGACGCCGTTCGTGCTGTTCGAGGACTTCTACGCGAGCTGTGCGGTCCTCGGTGGGACGACCTACTGGCTGGTCGTCGCCGCGGGTGTGGGTGGAAGTACCGCCGCGGCGATGTGTGCCGGAGTGACGATCGGAACGCGGATCGTCGCGGTTGCCCGCGGCTGGACGCTCCCGACGGCACAGACGCTCGAGTCGGCCCGTGACGAGGTCAGAAACAACCGGTAA